One genomic region from Ptychodera flava strain L36383 chromosome 5, AS_Pfla_20210202, whole genome shotgun sequence encodes:
- the LOC139133254 gene encoding hematopoietic prostaglandin D synthase-like has protein sequence MAKYTLSYFNIRARAEVSRFVLAFAGIEYEDRRINQSDWPSEKQSGRYPFNRLPTLEVDGAVLSESCTVARFLARKHGLYADDALSQARIDMVADVVDDIYSKLQAMFLEKDEAKKKEMMDKNYGEYFPNLLKCLEKLLVQNQGGDGYFVGDKVTLADLSFTAITYNLVEWKSDVFKDCPKLAALKTRVEKLPRIAEWMKKRPETPF, from the exons ATGGCCAAGTATACTTTGTCATACTTCAACATCAGAGCACGTGCAGAAGTCTCGAGGTTCGTGCTAGCTTTTGCTGGTATTGAGTATGAGGATCGGAGAATCAACCAAAGTGACTGGCCCAGCGAAAAACAGTCAGGCA GATATCCCTTCAATAGGCTGCCAACACTTGAAGTCGATGGAGCAGTGTTAAGTGAGAGTTGTACCGTTGCTAGATTCCTGGCAAGAAAGCATG GTTTATATGCCGACGACGCGCTGAGCCAGGCACGGATTGACATGGTGGCTGACGTGGTGGATGACATCTATTCGAAACTACAAGCCATGTTTTTggagaaagatgaagccaagaaaAAGGAAATGATGGATAAAAACTACGGAGAATACTTTCCAAATCTGCTGAAATGTTTGGAAAAACTCCTGGTCCAGAACCAAGGTGGCGACGGATATTTTGTCGGCGATAAG GTTACTTTGGCTGATCTTTCCTTCACTGCAATAACGTACAATCTGGTCGAGTGGAAGTCTGATGTCTTCAAGGATTGTCCAAAACTAGCAGCTTTGAAGACAAGGGTTGAAAAACTACCTCGTATCGCGGAATGGATGAAGAAAAGACCCGAGACTCCATTTTAG